Proteins encoded by one window of Salmo trutta unplaced genomic scaffold, fSalTru1.1, whole genome shotgun sequence:
- the LOC115181185 gene encoding DBF4-type zinc finger-containing protein 2 homolog, producing the protein MEGILSEPNKPTQNPTHRIIAVPRLGWNCRSQSQSGWVGTVVASPCPGLVVTVEASPCPGQVVTVEASPCPGQVGRGVSPCPGQVVTVEASPCPGQVGRGASPCPGQVGRGASPCPGQVITIEASPCPGQVVTVEASPCPGQVVTVEASPCPGQVITVVASPCPGQVITVEASPCPGQVITIEASPCPGQVITVEASPCPGQVITVEASPCPGQVITIEASPCPGQVGRGVSPCPGQVITVVASPCPGQVVTIEASPCPGQVGRGVSPCPGQVVTVEACPGQVVTIEASPCPGQVVTVEASPCPGQVGRGVSAVTLKVLHLSRPVQD; encoded by the exons ATGGAAGGAATCCTCTCCGAACCCAACAAACCAACTCAAAACCCCACACATCGAATCATCGCTGTTCCTCG GTTGGGTTGGAACTGTAGAAGCCAGTCCCAATCAGGTTGGGTTGGAACTGTAGTAGCCAGTCCCTGTCCTG gtctggtTGTAACTGTAGAAGCCAGTCCCTGTCCTGGTCAGGTTGTAACTGTAGAAGCCAGTCCCTGTCCTGGTCAGGTTGGGAGGGGTGTCAGTCCCTGTCCTGGTCAG GTTGTAACTGTAGAAGCCAGTCCCTGTCCTGGTCAG GTTGGGAGGGGTGCCAGTCCCTGTCCTGGTCAGGTTGGGAGGGGTGCCAGTCCCTGTCCTGGTCAGGTTATAACTATAGAAGCCAGTCCCTGTCCTGGTCAGGTTGTAACTGTAGAAGCCAGTCCCTGTCCTGGTCAGGTTGTAACTGTAGAAGCCAGTCCCTGTCCTGGTCAG GTTATAACTGTAGTAGCCAGTCCCTGTCCTGGTCAGGTTATAACTGTAGAAGCCAGTCCCTGTCCTGGTCAGGTTATAACTATAGAAGCCAGTCCCTGTCCTGGTCAGGTTATAACTGTAGAAGCCAGTCCCTGTCCTGGTCAGGTTATAACTGTAGAAGCCAGTCCCTGTCCTGGTCAGGTTATAACTATAGAAGCCAGTCCCTGTCCTGGTCAGGTTGGGAGGGGTGTCAGTCCCTGTCCTGGTCAGGTTATAACTGTAGTAGCCAGTCCCTGTCCTGGTCAGGTTGTAACTATAGAAGCCAGTCCCTGTCCTGGTCAGGTTGGGAGGGGTGTCAGTCCCTGTCCTGGTCAGGTTGTAACTGTAGAAGCCTGTCCTGGTCAGGTTGTAACTATAGAAGCCAGTCCCTGTCCTGGTCAGGTTGTAACTGTAGAAGCCAGTCCCTGTCCTGGTCAGGTTGGGAGGGGTGTCAGTGCTGTTACTCTGAAGGTATTGCACTTGTCCCGGCCTGTTCAGGATTGA